The following coding sequences are from one Musa acuminata AAA Group cultivar baxijiao chromosome BXJ2-4, Cavendish_Baxijiao_AAA, whole genome shotgun sequence window:
- the LOC135611043 gene encoding GDSL esterase/lipase At4g16230-like isoform X2 gives MGLATSPPPFLAVSSGVQMTKGVNFASAGAGILDSTGRGVISLSAQIRDFERVASELRARMGNQTASAFLAESLFFFRVGSNDLFLQSSFGRPKDQIVAIVISKFRDQLKTLYDLGARKFAVIGTGLIGCTPDRRSSTPSGDCNQDLNDLSLRFKTATKALLEELSISLQGFKYSFGDLYEITARVFSNPLAFGFTEVKAACCSPCTASSTYCRDRGQYFFWDGVHSTQAAYKVTVEMSFRGTPLFASPINMETLVNTT, from the exons ATGGGGCTTGCGACGAGCCCCCCACCGTTCCTCGCTGTCTCCAGCGGCGTGCAGATGACGAAAGGCGTGAATTTTGCGTCCGCCGGAGCAGGAATCCTCGACAGCACA GGACGAGGTGTCATCTCCTTGTCGGCACAGATCAGGGATTTCGAGAGGGTCGCTTCGGAGCTAAGAGCAAGAATGGGAAACCAGACCGCTTCCGCCTTCTTGGCCGAGTCTCTCTTCTTCTTCAGGGTAGGGAGCAACGATCTCTTTCTCCAGTCTTCCTTCGGCCGTCCCAAGGATCAAATCGTCGCCATCGTCATCAGCAAGTTCAGAGATCAGCTCAAG ACACTATACGATCTCGGAGCGCGCAAGTTTGCAGTCATAGGAACGGGATTGATCGGATGTACGCCGGACCGTAGGAGCTCGACTCCTTCAGGGGACTGCAACCAGGATCTAAATGATCTCTCTCTGCGCTTCAAAACTGCGACCAAGGCTCTGCTGGAGGAGCTCAGCATCTCTTTACAGGGATTCAAGTACTCCTTTGGGGATCTGTACGAGATTACTGCTCGAGTCTTCTCCAACCCCCTCGCCTTCG GGTTCACGGAGGTGAAAGCTGCATGCTGCTCGCCATGCACGGCGAGCTCCACATACTGCAGAGACCGCGGGCAGTACTTCTTCTGGGATGGCGTTCACTCCACCCAAGCCGCATACAAAGTGACAGTTGAAATGTCATTTCGGGGGACGCCATTGTTTGCCAGCCCCATCAACATGGAGACGTTGGTGAACACAACTTGA
- the LOC135611041 gene encoding GDSL esterase/lipase At5g55050-like — protein sequence MEVPPFPLHLLHLLPVAAALAFAGSEAAKVPAIYVFGDSTADVGNNNYLPGSNAKANFPHNGVDFPFSRPTGRFSNGYNGIDFLANHMGFRRSPPPFLSLTNKTNHQILRGLKGVNFASGGSGILDSTGSTITMTKQIQYFSTIRSNIVAQIASEPTYRLLSKSIFLISSGGNDIFAYFTKNSSPNATEKVRFIGALVSEYENHLKALYVLGARKFGIVDVPPIGCCPYPRSLNPTGGCLDILNEMSMGFNKAVKLLMHRLSSTLKGMKYSVGSSYAVVSGIIRNPAALGYKEIKTACCGAGKFNGESGCTPNATYCSERHRYLFWDLLHPTHATSKLAGVAIYYGSQRFASPINFRQLVVDVN from the exons ATGGAAGTTCCTCCTTTCCCACTTCACCTCCTCCATCTCCTGCCGGTTGCTGCTGCGCTTGCATTTGCAGGATCTGAAGCTGCCAAGGTTCCGGCGATCTACGTCTTCGGTGACTCGACGGCCGACGTCGGCAACAACAACTACTTGCCGGGGAGCAACGCCAAGGCCAACTTCCCCCACAACGGCGTCGACTTCCCTTTCTCGAGGCCCACAGGGAGGTTCAGCAATGGCTACAATGGTATTGACTTCTTAG CCAACCATATGGGCTTCAGGAGGAGCCCTCCACCATTCCTCTCCCTTACAAATAAGACCAATCACCAAATCTTGAGAGGACTAAAAGGTGTAAATTTTGCTTCGGGAGGATCAGGAATTCTGGACTCGACT GGAAGCACCATTACCATGACAAAGCAAATTCAATATTTCTCTACGATACGATCGAATATTGTGGCACAAATTGCTTCTGAGCCTACGTATCGTTTGCTGTCTAAATCTATCTTCCTTATCAGCAGCGGTGGCAATGACATATTTGCCTATTTTACGAAAAACAGCTCTCCGAATGCTACCGAGAAAGTTCGATTTATTGGTGCTCTTGTCTCAGAGTATGAGAACCATCTAAAG GCATTGTATGTTCTCGGAGCAAGGAAATTTGGGATAGTTGATGTCCCACCGATCGGATGCTGCCCATATCCAAGAAGCCTAAATCCTACAGGTGGCTGCCTGGACATCTTGAATGAAATGTCTATGGGGTTCAACAAAGCTGTGAAGTTGCTGATGCACAGACTTAGCTCAACATTGAAAGGGATGAAGTACTCTGTTGGAAGTTCTTACGCGGTGGTGTCTGGCATAATAAGAAACCCTGCAGCACTTG GTTACAAGGAGATCAAAACTGCATGCTGTGGAGCCGGAAAATTTAATGGCGAATCAGGATGCACCCCAAATGCTACCTACTGCTCCGAACGCCATCGTTACCTGTTCTGGGACCTCTTGCATCCAACACATGCAACATCCAAGCTTGCAGGAGTGGCCATCTACTATGGATCTCAACGATTTGCCAGTCCAATCAATTTTAGGCAGTTGGTGGTGGATGTGAATTAA
- the LOC135611040 gene encoding uncharacterized protein LOC135611040, with protein sequence MGSLAAPREALLPLSYPPARRDESVVDDYHGVLIADPYRWLEDPESEEVKEFVERQARLTDSVLEKCEERERLRRRITALHDHPRYDTPFKRGGKYFYFHNTGLQAQSVLYVQKDLDGEAEVLLDPNKLSDDGTVALTLSSVSKDGKYLAYGLSSSGSDWVTVNVMRIENKQPELDTLSWVKFSSISWTKDGKGFFYCRYPAPRGHELDAGTENNINLNHEVYYHFLGMDQSEDILCWRDPEHPKYIYGTDVTDDGKYALLYIEEGCNPTNKLYYCKLSLLPHGLEGFKGRNEMLPFIQLVDNFEARYLFVTNDDTKFTFLTNKGAPRYKLVRVDFNEPESWTDVLPEDDKDVLETASAVNNNQLLVSYLRDVKYGLQLRDLETGALLHEIPVDIGTVYGISGKREDSDVFIGFTSFLSPGIIYKCNLAAGVPEMQIFREAFVPGFHREDFEVKQVFVSSKDDTRIPMFIVSKKNIQLDGSHPCLLYGYGGFNISLTPSFNVTRLVLTRNLGFVFCIANIRGGGEYGEEWHKAGSLSKKQNCFDDFIASAEFLVSNGYTNPRRLCIEGRSNGGLLVAACMNQRPDLFGCVLAHVGVMDMLRFHKFTIGHAWTSDFGCSDNKEEFHWLIKYSPLHNVKRPWEKGDSHRLQYPSTMLLTADHDDRVVPLHSLKLLATIQYVLCTSLGSSPQSNPIIARIERKGGHGAGRPTQKMIDEAADRYSFAAKVMELSWTD encoded by the exons ATGGGATCCCTCGCCGCCCCGCGGGAAGCTTTGCTGCCCCTCAGCTACCCGCCGGCCCGCCGCGACGAGTCTGTCGTCGATGATTACCATGGCGTCCTTATTGCCGACCCTTACAGATG GTTGGAGGATCCGGAGTCGGAGGAGGTGAAGGAGTTCGTGGAGAGGCAGGCGAGGCTCACAGACTCGGTGCTGGAGAAATGCGAGGAGAGGGAAAGGCTCCGGCGGCGGATTACGGCGTTGCACGACCACCCGCGGTACGACACGCCTTTTAAGCGCGGTGGGAAGTACTTCTACTTCCACAATACTGGCCTTCAGGCGCAGAGCGTTCTCTATGTTCAG AAAGATTTGGATGGAGAGGCAGAGGTTCTGTTGGATCCGAACAAGCTCAGTGATGATGGCACGGTGGCTCTCACCTTGTCTTCTGTCAGCAAGGATGGCAAGTATTTGGCCTATGGGCTTAGTTCGAGCGGCAGTGATTGGGTTACAGTAAACGTAATGCGGATCGAGAATAAGCAACCTGAGCTTGATACATTATCATGG GTGAAATTCTCATCAATTAGCTGGACAAAAGATGGGAAAGGATTTTTCTACTGTCGATATCCAGCTCCCAG AGGACATGAATTGGATGCTGGGACTGAGAATAACATTAATCTGAATCATGAGGTCTACTACCATTTCTTGGGCATGGATCAGTCGGAGGATATATTGTGCTGGAGAGATCCTGAGCACCCAAAATATATTTATGGAACTGATGTCACCGATGATGGCAAG TATGCTCTTCTGTATATTGAGGAAGGTTGTAATCCTACCAATAAATTGTATTATTGCAAATTGTCCTTGCTTCCACATGGTCTTGAAGGCTTCAAGGGGAGAAATGAAATGCTTCCATTTATCCAACTTGTTGATAATTTTGAAGCACGCTATCTCTTTGTAACAAATGATGACACAAAGTTCACTTTTCTGACAAATAAAGGAGCACCTAGATATAAATTAGTGAGGGTAGACTTCAATGAGCCAGAGTCATGGACTGATGTCCTGCCAGAGGATGACAAAGATGTGCTAGAAACAGCCTCTGCTGTGAACAATAACCAACTTTTGGTAAGTTATCTTCGCGACGTCAAGTATGGTTTGCAGTTGCGAGACCTGGAAACAGGAGCTTTGCTACATGAGATACCTGTAGATATTGGTACTGTCTATGGGATTTCTGGTAAGCGTGAAGATAGTGATGTTTTTATTGGCTTCACTAGCTTCCTGTCTCCAGGAATCATCTACAAGTGTAATTTAGCTGCTGGAGTTCCTGAGATGCAAATTTTCCGAGAAGCTTTTGTTCCTGGTTTTCATCGTGAGGATTTTGAGGTTAAACAG GTCTTTGTGTCAAGCAAGGATGACACGAGGATACCCATGTTTATTGTCTCGAAGAAGAACATTCAACTCGATGGATCACATCCATGTTTATTATATGGCTACGGAGGCTTTAATATTAGCCTAACACCTTCATTTAATGTGACTCGTCTTGTTCTCACAAGGAACTTAGGATTTGTGTTCTGCATAGCCAATATTCGTGGTGGTGGTGAGTATGGAGAAGAGTGGCACAAAGCCGGATCACTGTCAAAGAAACAAAATTGTTTCGATGACTTCATAGCTTCTGCTGAGTTTCTTGTTTCTAATGGTTACACCAATCCGAGACGACTATGCATCGAAGGTAGAAGCAATGGTGGGCTTCTTGTTGCAGCTTGCATGAATCAG CGACCTGATCTTTTTGGTTGTGTTCTTGCTCATGTTGGTGTGATGGACATGCTCCGATTCCACAAGTTCACTATAG GTCATGCATGGACATCTGATTTTGGTTGCTCAGACAACAAAGAAGAATTCCATTGGCTTATTAA GTACTCACCTTTACACAATGTAAAAAGGCCATGGGAGAAAGGTGATAGCCATCGACTTCAGTACCCATCCACCATGCTGTTGACCGCTGATCATGATGATCGTGTCGTGCCTTTGCATTCACTCAAATTGCTTGCA ACCATACAATATGTTCTCTGCACAAGTCTCGGCAGCAGTCCACAGAGCAACCCGATCATCGCCCGCATCGAGCGAAAGGGAGGTCATGGAGCTGGCCGTCCGACCCAGAAAATG ATTGATGAAGCTGCCGACCGCTATAGCTTCGCGGCCAAGGTGATGGAGCTCTCATGGACCGATTAA
- the LOC135580843 gene encoding uncharacterized protein LOC135580843 produces the protein MPKKMGVNTKAEAARARRSAAEADRKDRAAKEKDEQYWREAEGSKTRAAKKREDETEKRAEAAARRAENRKLAEQEQREIDAAGRKPDRKAARVSIPVPKVTEAELQRRREAERQRILQNAEVAKKQQSRSADEEEYDRIVMVENTNRDDSVIEAHSVEDAIARMALSEPALPTDRHPERRLKASFKAFEEAELPKLKEEKPGLTLNQYKDMIWKLWKKSPDNPLSQAATE, from the exons ATGCCGAAGAAGATGGGCGTAAACACGAAAGCGGAGGCCGCGCGCGCCCGTCGGAGCGCTGCAGAGGCGGATCGCAAGGACCGCGCGGCCAAGGAGAAGGATGAACAATACTGGCGCGAGGCGGAGGGTTCCAAGACCCGCGCAGCCAAGAAACGTGAGGACGAGACAGAGAAGCGCGCCGAGGCCGCCGCCCGCCGGGCCGAGAATCGCAAGCTCGCCGAGCAGGAGCAGCGGGAGATCGacgccgccggccgcaagcctgaccGCAAGGCCGCCCGCGTTTCCATCCCCGTACCCAAGGTCACCGAGGCCGAGCTCCAGCGCCGCCGTGAGGCGGAACGGCAGCGCATCCTTCAGAACGCTGAGGTCGCCAAGAAGCAGCAGAGCCGGTCCGCCGATGAGGAGGAGTACGACCGGATCGTGATGGTGGAGAACACCAATAGGGACGACTCTGTCATCGAGGCCCATTCGGTGGAGGACGCCATTGCCCGAATGGCCCTCTCCGAACCAGCGCTGCCTACCGATCGTCACCCTGAGAGGAGGCTCAAGGCTTCTTTCAAG GCTTTTGAAGAAGCAGAACTTCCCAAATTGAAGGAAGAGAAACCAGGTCTGACCCTCAATCAGTACAAGGATATGATATGGAAGCTCTGGAAGAAATCCCCTGACAATCCCCTCAGCCAG GCTGCTACTGAGTGA
- the LOC135611043 gene encoding GDSL esterase/lipase At4g16230-like isoform X1, which translates to MTAFLLILLSVILSRQSIVANSAALYAFGDSTTDVGNNNFLPGAPKANFLPYGIDYPGRIPTGRFTNGFNSVDYVAQAMGLATSPPPFLAVSSGVQMTKGVNFASAGAGILDSTGRGVISLSAQIRDFERVASELRARMGNQTASAFLAESLFFFRVGSNDLFLQSSFGRPKDQIVAIVISKFRDQLKTLYDLGARKFAVIGTGLIGCTPDRRSSTPSGDCNQDLNDLSLRFKTATKALLEELSISLQGFKYSFGDLYEITARVFSNPLAFGFTEVKAACCSPCTASSTYCRDRGQYFFWDGVHSTQAAYKVTVEMSFRGTPLFASPINMETLVNTT; encoded by the exons ATGACCGCTTTCCTGCTCATACTTCTCTCAGTAATTCTCTCCAGGCAAAGCATAGTTGCTAACTCGGCTGCACTGTACGCCTTCGGAGACTCCACCACCGATGTCGGCAACAATAACTTCTTGCCCGGTGCGCCAAAGGCCAACTTCCTTCCTTATGGAATCGACTATCCCGGTAGAATTCCGACCGGCAGGTTCACCAATGGCTTCAACTCCGTCGACTACGTAG CCCAAGCCATGGGGCTTGCGACGAGCCCCCCACCGTTCCTCGCTGTCTCCAGCGGCGTGCAGATGACGAAAGGCGTGAATTTTGCGTCCGCCGGAGCAGGAATCCTCGACAGCACA GGACGAGGTGTCATCTCCTTGTCGGCACAGATCAGGGATTTCGAGAGGGTCGCTTCGGAGCTAAGAGCAAGAATGGGAAACCAGACCGCTTCCGCCTTCTTGGCCGAGTCTCTCTTCTTCTTCAGGGTAGGGAGCAACGATCTCTTTCTCCAGTCTTCCTTCGGCCGTCCCAAGGATCAAATCGTCGCCATCGTCATCAGCAAGTTCAGAGATCAGCTCAAG ACACTATACGATCTCGGAGCGCGCAAGTTTGCAGTCATAGGAACGGGATTGATCGGATGTACGCCGGACCGTAGGAGCTCGACTCCTTCAGGGGACTGCAACCAGGATCTAAATGATCTCTCTCTGCGCTTCAAAACTGCGACCAAGGCTCTGCTGGAGGAGCTCAGCATCTCTTTACAGGGATTCAAGTACTCCTTTGGGGATCTGTACGAGATTACTGCTCGAGTCTTCTCCAACCCCCTCGCCTTCG GGTTCACGGAGGTGAAAGCTGCATGCTGCTCGCCATGCACGGCGAGCTCCACATACTGCAGAGACCGCGGGCAGTACTTCTTCTGGGATGGCGTTCACTCCACCCAAGCCGCATACAAAGTGACAGTTGAAATGTCATTTCGGGGGACGCCATTGTTTGCCAGCCCCATCAACATGGAGACGTTGGTGAACACAACTTGA